From the genome of Corallococcus macrosporus DSM 14697:
TCCATGCGCGGCAGCAGCGCCTGGACGTTGGGGTTGTCCAGGCACAGCACGTTGAGGCCGTAGAAGGGCACCCGGTTGCAGAACTCCACGAAGGCGGACTGGAGCGTCTCCAGGTCGCCGTAGTGGTCCATGTGCTCCGGGTCGATGTTGGTGACGATGGCGATGGACGGGTGCAGGTGCAGGAAGCTGCCGTCGCTCTCGTCCGCCTCCACCACCATCAGCTCGCTCTTGCCCAGCTTGGCGTTGGAGTCGAGCACGTTCACCTTGCCGCCCACCACCGCCGTGGGGTCCAGCCCCGCCGCGCTCAGCACGGTGGCCACCATGGACGTCGTCGTCGTCTTCCCGTGGCTGCCGGCCACCGCCACGGCGTACTTCAGGCGCATCAGCTCCGCGAGCATCTCCGCCCGGGGGATGACGGGAATCTTCCGCTGCCGGGCGGCGACCACCTCCGGGTTGTCCTTGCGCACCGCGGAGGAAATCACGACCACGTCCGCCTGGACCAGGTTCTGCGCGCGGTGGCCCTCGAAGAACGTCGCGCCCATGCGCGCCAGGCGCCGGGTGATGTCGCTCTCCCGCAGGTCGGAGCCGGACACCCGGTAGCCGAGGTTGAGCAGCACCTCGGCGATGCCGCTCATGCCGATTCCGCCGAGCCCCACGAAGTGGACCTGCGCCGCGTGGCGCGTCTTGAAGAGACTGGGGGGCTTGTTGCGCGTCACGAATGGCTCCTCGGGGCCTTCTTCTCGGCTTCGACAGGGGTGCGCTCGCGGCCGTTGGGGCCCCACGTCTGGACCATCAGGTCCACGCACACGTCCGCCAGCTCCTTGGCGGCCTCGGGACGGCCCAGAAGGCCCGCCTTCTTCTCCATCCCCTTGAGGCGCTCGGGGTGGCTCTTCAGCTCGCGAATCGTCTGCGCCAGCTTCTCCCCGGTGAGCTCCGACTCGCGGAACATCAGCGCCGCGCCCGCCTCCACCAGCGCCCGCGCGTTGACGGCCTGGTGGTCATCCGTGGCGTGGGGGAAGGGAATCAGGATGCTGGCCTTCTTGCAGACGGTCAGCTCCGCGAGCGTCGTCGCGCCGGCCCGGCAGACGACCAGGTCCGCGCGGGCATAGGCGCTGGACATGTCGTCGATGAACTCCACCACCTCCGCCTGGAAGCCCTTGTCCTCGTAGCCCTTGCGGACCGCGTCCAGGTCGTTCTTCCCCGTCTGGTGGACGAAGTGCAGGCTGTCCCGCAGGTCCCCCAGCGAGTCCAGCGCCTCCGTCATCCGCTGGTTGAGGCCCCGCGCGCCCAGGCTGCCGCCGAAGACGAGCACGGAGAAGCGCTCGTGCGCCACGTGGCTGCGCAGGTAGTTGTCCATCAGCTTGCGGCGGATGGGGTTGCCGATGAGCTGGACCTTCTTCTCCGGGAAGAAGGCGCGCGCCTCCTCGAAGGCGATGAACACCACGCGGACGATTCTGCCCAGCACCTTGTTGGTGAAGCCGGGCAGCGCGTTCTGCTCCTGGATGGCGGTGGGGATGCCCATCAGCCACGCGGCCAGCACCACCGGCCCGCTGGCGTAGCCGCCCACGCCCACCACCACGTCCGGCTTCTGCCGGGCGAGGATGCGAAAGGATTCAACGAAGGCCAGCGGCAGCGCGAGGAGCGCCTTGAGCAGGGACACGAAGCCCTTGCCCTTGAGGCCCTGCACCTTCACCAGCTCCAGCGGGTAGCCCTCCTTCGGCACCACGCGCGACTCGATGCCGCGCTCGGTGCCCACGAAGACGACCTCGTTGCGGTGATGCCGTGTCACCACCTCTTCCGCCAGGGCGATGCCCGGAAAGAGGTGTCCGCCCGTGCCCCCACCCGCGATGAGCACCTTCATCATGCCGCCACCTCCCGCATGTCGGTTCCCACCCGGCTGGGCCGCGCCGCCCCCTGGGTGTTCGCGCTCAACGACAACAACACTCCCGCCGCGCCCATCAGCACCACCAGCGATGAACCTCCATACGACACGAAGGGCAGCGTCAGCCCCTTCGTCGGCAGCAGCCCCATGGCCACGCACATGTTGACGGCGGCCTGGAACGCGATGATGGAGCTGATGCCCAGCCCCAGGTACGTGCCGAACGTCTCCCCGGCCGCCAGGCTGGCCCGGACGCCGCGCCACAGCACGACGCCGTAGAGCACCACCAGGATGCCCACGCCAATCAGGCCCGTCTCCTCGGCGATGATGGAGAAGATGAAGTCGGTGTGGGCCTCCGGCAGGAAGAAGAGCTTCTGCCGCCCGTCGCCCAGCCCCAGGCCGGACACGCCACCAGAGCCGATGGACATCAGCGACTCGGCCACCTGGTAGCCCACGTCATGCCGGTGCGCCCACGGGTCCATGAAGGCCAGGATGCGCTTCATGCGGTACGGGCTGGACGCGATGGCCACGTAGGCCAGGGGCAACGCCAGCAGCACCATGCCGACCAGGTAGCTCAGCTTCGCGCCGGCCGCGAACAGCAGCACGAAGAGCATGAACACCAGCAGCACGCTGCTGCCGAAGTCCGGCTGCATCATGCAAAGCAACACCAGGATGCCGCACAGCGCGAGGTGCGGCACGAAGCCCACGGAGAACTTCGCCACCTTCTCCCGCTTCTTCGCCAGCGAGTAGGACAGGTAGACGACCCAGGCGAACTTCGCCACCTCCGCCGGCTGCAGGCCGAAGCCCGGCAGGCGAATCCACCGCCGCGCGCCGCCCGCCGTGCTGCCGATGCCGGGGATGTTCACCAGCACCAGCAGGACGATGGCCGCCAGCAGCAGCGGGTAGGCCCAGCGCGCCAGCCGGCGCCAGCCCACCTTCATGGCCACGGCCATGGCGCCCAGCCCCAGGCCCGCGGCCACGAGCTGCCGCTTGAGGAAATAGAGGCTGTCGCCCTGCTTGTCCTGCGCCAGCACCGCGCTGGCCGAGTACACCATCACCAGCCCGAAGCTCACGAGCCCCAGCACCGCGCAGAGCAGCACCGGGTCGAAGCGCACGAGGGCGGCCGCCGGGGAAGGAGGAGAAGTCTTCATGCCCTCACAGCGCCTCCACCAGGCGCTTGAACGTCTCGCCCCGGTCCTCGAAGTTCTTGAACTGGTCGAAGGAGGCGCACGCGGGCGACAGCAGCACCGTGTCTCCGCGCTCCGCCACCTCCCGGGCCCGCGCCACCGCCTGGGCCAGGGTGCCGCACGCGTGGACCCGCGCCGCGCCGGCATAGGCCCGGGCCAGGGTGTCCGCGTCGTCGCCCATGGTGAGCACGCCCTTCACCTTCCCCCGCCCCGCCTCCACCATGGGCGCATACGGCGCGCCCTTGCCCTTGCCGCCGGCAATCAGCCACACGCCGCTGGAGAAGGCGCGCAGCGCCACCAGCACCGAGTCCACGTTGGTGGCCTTCGAGTCGTTCACCCACTCCACCCCGTCCAGCACCCGCACGCTCTCCAGCCGGTGCGGCAGGCCCGGGTAGCCGTCCAGCCCCGCCTGCACCGCGCCGGAGGCCACGCCGCCCAGGCGCGCCAGCAGCGCCGCGGCCATGGCGTTCTGCGCGTTGTGGGCGCCGCGCAGCGCGCGGTTCGTCAGCGTGTAGTGCTCGCCCAGGAACTCGAGCCGGAAGCCGCCCGGCTCCGCCACCGCCAGGCCCGCCAGCGCCGGGGCGTCCGCCACCGGCTCGCCCGTGAGGCTGAAGCCGTACACCGGCGCCTTCGCGGCGCGCGCCAGGCCCAGCACGTCCGCGTCATCCGCGTTCACCACCGCGAAGTCGCCGGCCTGCTGGTTCAGGAAGATGCGCGCCTTCGCCTCACCATACGCCGCGTGGCTGGGGTAGCGGTCGATGTGGTCCGGGGTCAGGTTGAGGATGGCCGCGCCGCGAGGCCGCAGCGCGCGGATGCCCTCCAACTGGTAGCTGGACAGCTCCACCACCAGCGCGTCCCACGCCTCCGGGGACATGGCGGCCTCGCTGAAGGGCCGGCCCAGGTTTCCGCCCACGAAGGTGCGCTTGTCGCCCGCGGCGAAGAGCGCGCCCGTGAGCGCCGTGGTGGTGCTCTTGCCGTTGGTGCCGGTGATGCCGAACAGCGGCACGCCGGCCAGCATGCGGCCCGCCAGCTCCACCTCGCCCCACACCGCCACGCCCGCCGCGCGCGCGGCCTGGATTTCCGGCAGCGCCAGCGGCACCCCCGGGCTCACCACCACCAAATCGCGCGACGCGAGCAGCCCCGGCGGCGTGGGCCCGGACACCAGCGCGGCGCCCAGCGACTTCACCTCGTGGGCCACGGCGCCCAGCGCGTCCTCGCTCCGCCCGTCCAGCGCCGTGACGTCCGCGCCCTGCTGACGCAGGAGGCGCAGCGCGGCCACGCCGCTCTTCGCGAGCCCGAACACCAGCACCTTCTGGCCGGACAGCGCCAACGTCATGGCCGTGCCACCTCCGGGTTCAGCGCAGCTTCAGGGACAGGAGCGCCACGCCACCACAGAGGATGGAGACGATCCAGAAACGGACGATGATCTTCGGCTCGGCCATCCCTTTGAGCTCGAAGTGATGGTGCACCGGCGCCATCTTGAAGACGCGCTTGCCCGTCATCTTGAAGGAGGTGACCTGAATCATCACGCTCAGGATTTCGGCGAAGAAGATGCCGTGGATGATGGCGGACACCACCTCGTTCTTGGACAGCATCGCCAGGCCGCCCAGCGCGCCGCCCAGGGCCAGCGAGCCGATGTCGCCCATGAAGACGGAGGCCGGGTAGGTGTTGAAC
Proteins encoded in this window:
- the ftsW gene encoding putative lipid II flippase FtsW, encoding MKTSPPSPAAALVRFDPVLLCAVLGLVSFGLVMVYSASAVLAQDKQGDSLYFLKRQLVAAGLGLGAMAVAMKVGWRRLARWAYPLLLAAIVLLVLVNIPGIGSTAGGARRWIRLPGFGLQPAEVAKFAWVVYLSYSLAKKREKVAKFSVGFVPHLALCGILVLLCMMQPDFGSSVLLVFMLFVLLFAAGAKLSYLVGMVLLALPLAYVAIASSPYRMKRILAFMDPWAHRHDVGYQVAESLMSIGSGGVSGLGLGDGRQKLFFLPEAHTDFIFSIIAEETGLIGVGILVVLYGVVLWRGVRASLAAGETFGTYLGLGISSIIAFQAAVNMCVAMGLLPTKGLTLPFVSYGGSSLVVLMGAAGVLLSLSANTQGAARPSRVGTDMREVAA
- the murC gene encoding UDP-N-acetylmuramate--L-alanine ligase — its product is MTRNKPPSLFKTRHAAQVHFVGLGGIGMSGIAEVLLNLGYRVSGSDLRESDITRRLARMGATFFEGHRAQNLVQADVVVISSAVRKDNPEVVAARQRKIPVIPRAEMLAELMRLKYAVAVAGSHGKTTTTSMVATVLSAAGLDPTAVVGGKVNVLDSNAKLGKSELMVVEADESDGSFLHLHPSIAIVTNIDPEHMDHYGDLETLQSAFVEFCNRVPFYGLNVLCLDNPNVQALLPRMEKRFVTYGSSHMADYRLENIQLDGFTTRFQAYRREEALGEFRVRMVGAHNAFNALAVIAVAEEMDIPLETVRESLAEFGGVQRRFTVRGEAQGITVVDDYAHHPTEVLATLAGARRAFGRRVVVAFQPHRYTRTHDLLKEFTTSFNDSDVLFVTSVYAAGEERIEGATGDALADAIRAHGHRDVTFVEKRTALPAALLPRLREGDLVLTLGAGDITHVGADLLELLRTTPLSKD
- the murG gene encoding undecaprenyldiphospho-muramoylpentapeptide beta-N-acetylglucosaminyltransferase, which translates into the protein MMKVLIAGGGTGGHLFPGIALAEEVVTRHHRNEVVFVGTERGIESRVVPKEGYPLELVKVQGLKGKGFVSLLKALLALPLAFVESFRILARQKPDVVVGVGGYASGPVVLAAWLMGIPTAIQEQNALPGFTNKVLGRIVRVVFIAFEEARAFFPEKKVQLIGNPIRRKLMDNYLRSHVAHERFSVLVFGGSLGARGLNQRMTEALDSLGDLRDSLHFVHQTGKNDLDAVRKGYEDKGFQAEVVEFIDDMSSAYARADLVVCRAGATTLAELTVCKKASILIPFPHATDDHQAVNARALVEAGAALMFRESELTGEKLAQTIRELKSHPERLKGMEKKAGLLGRPEAAKELADVCVDLMVQTWGPNGRERTPVEAEKKAPRSHS
- the murD gene encoding UDP-N-acetylmuramoyl-L-alanine--D-glutamate ligase — protein: MTLALSGQKVLVFGLAKSGVAALRLLRQQGADVTALDGRSEDALGAVAHEVKSLGAALVSGPTPPGLLASRDLVVVSPGVPLALPEIQAARAAGVAVWGEVELAGRMLAGVPLFGITGTNGKSTTTALTGALFAAGDKRTFVGGNLGRPFSEAAMSPEAWDALVVELSSYQLEGIRALRPRGAAILNLTPDHIDRYPSHAAYGEAKARIFLNQQAGDFAVVNADDADVLGLARAAKAPVYGFSLTGEPVADAPALAGLAVAEPGGFRLEFLGEHYTLTNRALRGAHNAQNAMAAALLARLGGVASGAVQAGLDGYPGLPHRLESVRVLDGVEWVNDSKATNVDSVLVALRAFSSGVWLIAGGKGKGAPYAPMVEAGRGKVKGVLTMGDDADTLARAYAGAARVHACGTLAQAVARAREVAERGDTVLLSPACASFDQFKNFEDRGETFKRLVEAL